TCAAACCCTTAATTTATAGTTGTTTCAAAAATTCAGTCCTGAAAAAGATACAAACCTTTACAAAAAAAATCGCTGTTGCTGAAACAATTTTAGGAGTGAATTTCTCCAGAAGAAATAGATAGTACGAAATTACTCGTGACCAATAAAATAAGTTGTGTTCATCTGCGTTTTTTGTATTTCAGTCATGGAACGAAAAAAGATAGAAATGGGGAAGAAAATTTTAGATTACAGTTGGTTACATACAACCAAAATCCAAAAATCAATCCCCATTCCCTATAAACATCTATGCAAAAGTGCGAATATTTGCAGTTGCTAAAGCTTCCACCAAACCACGAACAGCAGCGATCATGGCAATTTCGCTATTGAGTTGGTTAATAGCAGAACCCACACCCACACCAGCAGCACCAGCTGCAACAGCTAAAGGTGCAGTCACATTAGAAATACCAGAAGCACACAAAACAGGTACAGAAACAGCGCGGGAAATTTGATAAGCTGCGGCTAAAGTAGGAGCAGCTTTTTCAATCAATCCCAAAGTACCACCGTGAGCAGGTTGGCTGCTAGTACCGCCTTCAGTTTGGATGATATCAGCACCAGCTTTTACCAAATCTTCAGCCAGTTGTACCTGTTGATCCAATTCCAGGATGTGAGGAACTGTCACCGATAGAGTAATTTCAGGCAATAAGGCACGAGTTTGGTAAGTTAATGCCAAAACTTCTTCAGCTTCAAATCTGCGACCTTGGGCGTAAAAAGAATCAAAATTACCGATTTCAATTAAATCAGCACCAGCAGCAACAGCTTGCACAAACTTTTCTGGTTCAACAGCAGAAACACAAACTGGTAAACTTGTTAAACTTTTCGCTAATTTAACTAAAGCCGCATCAGCAGCAATATCAACAAAAGTCGCACCACCAAACTCAGCCGCTTTTACAGTAGCAGCAACACTTTCAGCATTGAAATTATTCAAACCGCTAATTACTTTCAGGACACTGCGGTTAGCAAACGCACGTTGCAAGTTAGGAAGCATAGTCATAATTCTCATTTTGAAGCTATTGAGGTAGGAATATTTTTACACTATATGGATGCTTCAGACTAGAGGATATAGGAAGAGAGTTAGGGAGATGAGGAGAAATGAATTCAGAGCAAGTAAAAATCTTGGTGAAACAATTCTCCTTTCCCCTTCTTTCTCTGTGTTCTCTGCGCCTATGTGGTTAGATAAACTACTTTTATACCGCTGAGGCACAGAGATGGTAGAGAGAAGAAATAGATTTTTTGAGTCACGTTGAAAGGGCTAGTAACGGCTACATACAACACCCAAAACCCTGCTTAACGCCCTGCTAATAATGCCTTAGTTGCAGACTCACCCAACACCCGCACCTGTTTGTGGAATTGGAAATTTAACAAAGCAACAACAGTGAAATCAGCTAACAGCGCCATGAAAATTGTGATCATGCTAGATTGTTCTATAGCTCCCCAAGGAAAGGTAGAAAACAACCATACAGCAGGATTTTTGGCTGGGTCAATACCCAAGACAGAAAGAATAATTGGTGGTAAAGAAATTGTTCCAGCTATAGTCACAACTGCCCACACATAACGCTTGGGATTTTTCATCAACAACATTAACTGAGCAATACTGGCATAAATCAGCATTAAACCGATAGATAAAACCACTGTTAATAAAGCTTTACCTTTGCCAAAATCGTTGATATCTAAATCTTTCTGGGAAATAGCAATCCAGATAATTAAAGGTGTGGTAGCAATTACTAGATTGATTGCTATTGCCAATATGGCTGGGCTTTTTTCACCCCAAACTAAATCTTCCCAGAGTGATTCGTTTCTATTGTTTTGGTGTCGATATCTTGCCCAATCTTGGATATTTTGACGAATCGGTGAAAGGACAAAAATTAAACCAAAAATGAGAGCGGCATTTATTACTACTAAGAGAGATACAACTACCTCTGTTCTCTCTACTACGTTTTGCATCATCAATCCTAAAAACATCACCTGAGTAAAAGCTATAAATGAATAGCTTTGTCCCTTACTCAAGATGGTAGTTTGAGGATTACGAAAACACCTGGTTATGGCTTGCCAAATACCGTAAGCGCAAATTCCGTAATTAAGTAAATAAAAGCCGACTAAACTGGCTAAATTTTTCCCAATTGGTAAATAGAAAAATTGGAGTTTATCTAGTGGTGAACCTTGATATATACGAAACAAATTGGGAAATAGATAAGTGGTAATATCCCAAGGACTAAAAAACCTAAACCAAGCACCTGGATTATTGAAGTTATTGTTATAAGAAGCGGATGCCATCATCATTGTCATAAACAAGAACAACAAAACCCCACCACTACCAAGCCAAGGTTGAAAGCTACTAAACCAGCGACTTACTAAACCAAATAGCAGTGCTGCACTATAAAAGAAACCGCAGCAGGCAGCCATAACCGCGTAATAACTGAGAATGTTACTAGAGGCAATATTCGCGGAATGTCCAGCCCAAAAATGTAGAGGAATTGCTGTGATTACAAACAGATAAATTAAACTCGGCACTCCTAGCATTTTTCCAGCCAATAGACTGGTTTCTGACTGGGGACTGAGGCGAATAAAATTGAGTGTACCTCGATGTTCTTCTTTGGCTAAATCACTAATCAGTAAATAAGTGCCGGCAACTAATAGTGTAAAAATAAAAATTACACTAAATGCTAGAAAAGTGTATTCCCAATGATCTCGCCACCACATCTGCCAATCAATTTCGCTGGGAGGACAAAAACCTTTAGACAACTCATTTCTCAGGTTACTGAGTTGTGCGTCAACTTGTTTAATTTGTACCTGTAAATTAGGAATAATGCTGGAATCTGAAAGTTTAATTTGTCGATAGTTATTTAATTTTTGATTGAGTAGAGATTGTTGCTGGTAAAGCTGTTGTTCTTGCTGTTGGTATAATGAACTTAGACGACAGTAAGAAGCTCTTAAAGAATATTCTTCACCGGGATATTCTCGTAGTTGAAACAAAAAAACCACGAGTTGCAATAATAAAGATGAGACAACAGCAAATAAGACGTTAAATGGTTTGAGTCTTCCTTTCAGTTCTCGGAAGAGTTGGGGATTCCATTCACCTACTCTGTCGATAAAATTGAGCATCATAGAAAAAATCTCCAAAATAGAAAATTGAGAATTATTGAATTATTACGATGCTTGTTTGTGACCTAATTTGAGAAAAATAGTTTCTAGGTCTTCTTGAGTGCAGTGAAAATTGGTTAAAGGAATACTTGTACTGATGAGCGATCGCAATAATTCAGCAGTTTCTTCCTGTGTTCCTGAAAAATTAACCCGCACACTATTTTGGCTGTGTATTACCTCCCACTCTTGTACCAAAGGATAATTTTTTAGTTCTCTCACCAATACATCTATGTTGCCCAAAGTTGAGATAAAAATTTGCTGTCGGGCTAAACGTTGATAAAGTGTTTGCAGTGAAGCACTTTCTACGAGAAAGCCTAGTTCCATAATGCCCACGGAAGTACATAACTCTGCTAAGTCGCTGAGAACATGGGAAGAAATTAATATTGTCATCCCAGCTTCTCGCAAAGCTTTGATAATTTCCCGAAACTGCATCCTCGCAATGGGATCAAGTCCAGAAACCGGCTCATCTAAAAGTAGTAAAATCGGTTCATGGATAATAGTCCGTGCTAAACTCAGACGCTGTTTCATCCCTCGTGATAGGGTAGAAATCATGCTGTTGCGTTTATTACCAAGTTGGATCAGTTCTAAAACTTCATGTAAGCGTTGGGTGCGGCGCGGTTGCCGTAAGCGGTATAAACGAGCAAAATAATCTAAGTAGTCCCAGACGGTTAAATCTTCATACAGTGGGTAGTCGTCGGGTAAGTAACCAAGATGACGCTTGAGGGTGGGGTTGCTGTGATCACGTAGTAAGCGATCGCCATTAATATAAATCTCACCCGTAGTAGGTTCTTCAGCAGCGGCTAACATCCGAATTAGGGTTGTTTTACCAGCGCCATTAGGACCTATTAATCCGTAAACTTCGCCCATCTGAATTTCTAAGTCCACATCATTGACAGCAACGTGGCGTTCAAATTGTTTAGTTAGTCCAGTGGTGCGAATTGCTATTTCTTTTACCATAGCTGCTGGGGTGCGGCTTGTGTTTAACAGTTAAGCTAACCTGTTTCTACAGCAGTTATAACTCTCGTTTCGGAAATTGAAACTGGGATGAGGTTTTTTTGGTATTTAGGTATAAATTATCGCTGGTATTAAAATTACTCTTAAATATATTTTTTTACTATTTTTAAGTAATATTACAAATATTAAATAAATCTAGCCAATCTCCAATACGGAAAGAATAAACTAATAAAAAACTACTTATAACAGAGTTATAAGAATATACGTTAACATCTACCCTAATTTAATTTATGCGAAGCGAAAATTTACAAGAGCTAATTAAAGAACAAGAGGGGCTAAAGCTAGATTTCAAACGAGAGTTACATAAACTTTATCACCATGATAAAGATTATAGAAAAAAGCAAAGGGATGAATTTATTAGAGATATCTTGTCATTAACTAATGGCAATTTCGGTACTGCGGACAAAATCGGATATTTAATTATAGGGGTTGGGGATGAATTAAAAACTGATGGTACAAGAGATTTATTTAATGTCGAGCGTATATTAAATCCCAAACAAATTCTGCAAAGGGTGAATTATGCCTGCTATCCACCAATACCAGATATTCATTGTGAAAGTGTCAAATTGGATGGTAACAATATTTTTTTAATTTCTATACCTCCCAGTCCTCATTTACATAGAACGACTAGAGAGCTAATAACACCTAGTTCCAGCTATCCAGCAGGAACTACATTTATAAGACGTAATGAAGAAATATATCCTGCTACTACAGAAGAATGTGACGTTATTTTAAAAGAGAAAGAAAAAGTATTTTCAATTTCAATGAGGCGTAAAATTTATGACAATATACCACATAGTAATATAGTTAGTTTTTTAGGAAGAGAAGAAGAAGTTAAAAAATTGTATGAGCTTACTAATCAACATGATACTGTAGCTATTGTTGGTATGTCAGGGGTTGGTAAGACAGAATTAGCAAATCAATTTGTAAGGCAGCACCTAAATACTTTGGGTGATAATTATGGAGGTGTTTGCTGGATCAAGGCGAAAAATGGTGACGCAGGACTTCAGATAGTTAGTTTTGCTCGTAGTGTTTTAGGATTAAACCCACCAGAAGATTTTGAATTAATTGATAAACTACAATATTGTTGGCGAAATTGGCCATCTGGAAAAGTATTTTTAGTATTTGACGATATTTCCAACTACAAAACACAGATTAAACCTTATTTACCACCTACATCTTCATCCTTTAAGGTTTTGCTGACAGCACGTGAAAATTTGGGAAGAGGTATAGTATCTTTGAGGCTTGATGAACTCAAACGAGAAGCTGCATTAAAATTATTAGAATCTTTAATTGATGATCAAGAAAGATTTAAAAATGAGTTTGAGATAGCTGAACAAATTTGTAAATGGTTAGGCTATTTACCTTTAGCTATAGAGCTAGTAGGAACTTATCTATGGAAACATACTAATTTGCCTCTTACAAGAATGTTATCACTACTAGAGCAAAAAGGATTAGAACATAAAGTCTTTAAAGAAAATGACGAAACATTAAATGCTCCATTAGGTTTAAATGCTGTCTTTGAAGTGAGTTGGGAGAATTTAACTTCATTAGCCCAACAATTAGGCTTTATGCTATCTTTATTTGCTCAAGCAGATATTCCTTGGTGGCTGATTCAACAAGCATACAATCATCTTCAATTATCGGAAGATGAAGAAACTGAACAGGAAAAATTAGAAGAGGCAAGATTAGATTTATTAAGTTGCCATCTTTTGCAGTTTTCTGGAAATGATACTTATCATTTACATCCCCTTATTCGTAAATTTTTTAAGATGAAGCAAGGCAACTTACAGCAGGTAAATGACATACAGATAGGCTTTGTACAGGGAATGGTATCAGTCGGATATC
This Anabaena sphaerica FACHB-251 DNA region includes the following protein-coding sequences:
- a CDS encoding ABC transporter ATP-binding protein; its protein translation is MVKEIAIRTTGLTKQFERHVAVNDVDLEIQMGEVYGLIGPNGAGKTTLIRMLAAAEEPTTGEIYINGDRLLRDHSNPTLKRHLGYLPDDYPLYEDLTVWDYLDYFARLYRLRQPRRTQRLHEVLELIQLGNKRNSMISTLSRGMKQRLSLARTIIHEPILLLLDEPVSGLDPIARMQFREIIKALREAGMTILISSHVLSDLAELCTSVGIMELGFLVESASLQTLYQRLARQQIFISTLGNIDVLVRELKNYPLVQEWEVIHSQNSVRVNFSGTQEETAELLRSLISTSIPLTNFHCTQEDLETIFLKLGHKQAS
- a CDS encoding ABC transporter permease — its product is MMLNFIDRVGEWNPQLFRELKGRLKPFNVLFAVVSSLLLQLVVFLFQLREYPGEEYSLRASYCRLSSLYQQQEQQLYQQQSLLNQKLNNYRQIKLSDSSIIPNLQVQIKQVDAQLSNLRNELSKGFCPPSEIDWQMWWRDHWEYTFLAFSVIFIFTLLVAGTYLLISDLAKEEHRGTLNFIRLSPQSETSLLAGKMLGVPSLIYLFVITAIPLHFWAGHSANIASSNILSYYAVMAACCGFFYSAALLFGLVSRWFSSFQPWLGSGGVLLFLFMTMMMASASYNNNFNNPGAWFRFFSPWDITTYLFPNLFRIYQGSPLDKLQFFYLPIGKNLASLVGFYLLNYGICAYGIWQAITRCFRNPQTTILSKGQSYSFIAFTQVMFLGLMMQNVVERTEVVVSLLVVINAALIFGLIFVLSPIRQNIQDWARYRHQNNRNESLWEDLVWGEKSPAILAIAINLVIATTPLIIWIAISQKDLDINDFGKGKALLTVVLSIGLMLIYASIAQLMLLMKNPKRYVWAVVTIAGTISLPPIILSVLGIDPAKNPAVWLFSTFPWGAIEQSSMITIFMALLADFTVVALLNFQFHKQVRVLGESATKALLAGR
- a CDS encoding tetratricopeptide repeat protein; translation: MRSENLQELIKEQEGLKLDFKRELHKLYHHDKDYRKKQRDEFIRDILSLTNGNFGTADKIGYLIIGVGDELKTDGTRDLFNVERILNPKQILQRVNYACYPPIPDIHCESVKLDGNNIFLISIPPSPHLHRTTRELITPSSSYPAGTTFIRRNEEIYPATTEECDVILKEKEKVFSISMRRKIYDNIPHSNIVSFLGREEEVKKLYELTNQHDTVAIVGMSGVGKTELANQFVRQHLNTLGDNYGGVCWIKAKNGDAGLQIVSFARSVLGLNPPEDFELIDKLQYCWRNWPSGKVFLVFDDISNYKTQIKPYLPPTSSSFKVLLTARENLGRGIVSLRLDELKREAALKLLESLIDDQERFKNEFEIAEQICKWLGYLPLAIELVGTYLWKHTNLPLTRMLSLLEQKGLEHKVFKENDETLNAPLGLNAVFEVSWENLTSLAQQLGFMLSLFAQADIPWWLIQQAYNHLQLSEDEETEQEKLEEARLDLLSCHLLQFSGNDTYHLHPLIRKFFKMKQGNLQQVNDIQIGFVQGMVSVGYQITQPLSRQQVNVFTPAIPHLLEVAQDKNLRGLIKDDDFLVIFSGLGIFYKNQGFYHLAETWFASGLSLTQEHFGTNNLLVASSLNNLAVIYELQGRYQEAESHYIQALKIRKKLLINTHPDLATSFSNLGDLYRSQGRYEESKPLLLQSLKIRKYVFGDIHPEVATSLNNLSSFYYAQGLYREAEPLLLQSLKIVKKLNGNNHPEVATKLNNLASIYQFQGRYNEAEPVFLQAIEIDKQWYGLEHPEVATDLNNLGLFYHVQGNYKKAESLLVESLEIQQNCKGKDHPDVATTLNCLATLYREQNRYNEAEAMFLQALEIDKRYKAEAHPDIINDLNGLGNVYLDQRLFDKAESLYLKALELARLTGEYQPNMVASLKNLSLLYYYQDRHKEAEPLMLQAFKICKMLLGSNHPETVDCYQGLNMIRHKIDSATSANSSRYDLDGNKSKNTNKPKKFWDL
- a CDS encoding DUF561 domain-containing protein; amino-acid sequence: MTMLPNLQRAFANRSVLKVISGLNNFNAESVAATVKAAEFGGATFVDIAADAALVKLAKSLTSLPVCVSAVEPEKFVQAVAAGADLIEIGNFDSFYAQGRRFEAEEVLALTYQTRALLPEITLSVTVPHILELDQQVQLAEDLVKAGADIIQTEGGTSSQPAHGGTLGLIEKAAPTLAAAYQISRAVSVPVLCASGISNVTAPLAVAAGAAGVGVGSAINQLNSEIAMIAAVRGLVEALATANIRTFA